One part of the Halopenitus persicus genome encodes these proteins:
- a CDS encoding ABC transporter substrate-binding protein, with amino-acid sequence MASRRRFVQAAGAVGTAAVAGCLGGGGTTELNVLTWEGYGTDAIVDAFESEHDATVNISLLSSDPEGLNILESGGTEDYDLLTLNNTWAARHAEAGTIEPLSPDDFPAMDNFLSEFQWPFSSFEYDDEMYALPTRWGWDTLTVNTNQVEEGHYDSYEVLWTGGPDGQYSNRMGIMDWPTWNIPKIAQTLGYPPFEQTDEQLDDVFDHLVQMFNQFTAIYSGTSAIRQAFLQEDIVISPVGNFTMSELRAEGNDWVNVVLPEQGGMQWTEGMCLVKDPSDRELAIEFMNTVISPEGQRSIAWEPAAKSPPVNTESFDLFSADEQEALMFTDEGFAAAEEIANRTTPYEFSPMTDQWTDMWEEAKAESSI; translated from the coding sequence ATGGCCTCTCGCCGTCGGTTCGTCCAGGCGGCCGGCGCGGTCGGTACCGCGGCGGTGGCCGGCTGTCTCGGCGGCGGCGGCACGACCGAACTGAACGTCCTCACCTGGGAGGGCTACGGCACGGACGCGATCGTTGACGCGTTCGAGTCGGAGCACGACGCGACGGTCAACATCAGCCTCCTCTCGAGCGACCCCGAGGGGCTGAACATCCTCGAGAGCGGCGGAACGGAGGATTACGACCTGCTCACGCTCAACAACACGTGGGCGGCCCGCCACGCGGAGGCGGGGACGATCGAACCGCTTTCGCCGGACGATTTCCCGGCGATGGATAACTTCCTGAGCGAGTTCCAGTGGCCGTTCAGCTCCTTCGAGTACGACGACGAGATGTACGCGCTCCCGACCCGGTGGGGGTGGGACACGCTCACCGTCAACACGAACCAGGTCGAGGAAGGCCACTACGACTCCTACGAGGTCCTCTGGACGGGCGGTCCGGACGGACAGTACTCGAACCGGATGGGGATCATGGACTGGCCGACCTGGAACATCCCCAAGATCGCCCAGACGCTCGGGTACCCGCCGTTCGAGCAGACCGACGAGCAGCTGGACGACGTCTTCGACCACCTGGTGCAGATGTTCAACCAGTTCACCGCGATCTACAGCGGGACCAGCGCCATCCGGCAGGCGTTCCTCCAGGAGGACATCGTCATCTCGCCGGTCGGGAACTTCACGATGTCTGAGCTGCGCGCGGAGGGGAACGACTGGGTCAACGTCGTCCTGCCCGAGCAGGGCGGGATGCAGTGGACGGAGGGGATGTGTCTGGTGAAGGACCCCTCGGATCGCGAGCTCGCGATCGAGTTTATGAACACGGTCATCTCACCGGAGGGCCAGCGAAGCATCGCCTGGGAGCCCGCGGCGAAGAGCCCGCCGGTCAACACGGAGTCGTTCGACCTCTTCAGCGCCGACGAGCAGGAGGCGCTGATGTTCACCGACGAGGGCTTCGCCGCCGCCGAGGAGATCGCCAACCGAACCACGCCCTACGAGTTCTCCCCCATGACCGATCAGTGGACGGATATGTGGGAGGAAGCGAAGGCCGAAAGCAGCATCTAG
- a CDS encoding ABC transporter ATP-binding protein, which yields MSTKMDTHDPEESADTDHDEATDRDGGTALATNRAAATSTRGTVQLDALRKEFDDVVAVDGVNLEIEAGEFLTLLGPSGCGKSTTLRMISGLETPTDGTVSISGEDVTNLPANARNTSMVFQEWALFPHMTVEENISFGLEMDGVPEDERETRVTEALEMVELPGYHERPATELSGGQKQRVAMARAIVREPDVLLLDEPLASLDRKLRQHMQVELKEIQEQLGITFIYVTHDQEEALTMSDRIAVMNDGRIEQVGPTDSLYKSPETQFVATFIGETNLFEGTIDGGGTALETDDGPNVAIGEYPDHAGRSVGVSIRPEEVVLTPPGESRGYANEWAGTVTDAIYKGSLKVYQVDVDGHAFQVERQVNEEVDEFEAGDDVTVSFPVGACEVILE from the coding sequence ATGAGCACCAAAATGGATACACACGACCCCGAGGAATCGGCCGACACGGACCACGACGAGGCGACGGACCGGGACGGGGGGACGGCCCTGGCCACGAACCGCGCCGCCGCGACGTCGACGCGGGGCACCGTGCAGCTGGACGCGCTCAGAAAGGAGTTCGACGACGTCGTCGCGGTCGACGGCGTGAACCTCGAGATCGAAGCCGGGGAGTTCCTCACGCTGTTGGGGCCCTCCGGGTGCGGGAAGTCGACCACGTTGCGGATGATAAGCGGCCTCGAGACCCCGACCGACGGGACGGTGTCGATAAGCGGCGAGGACGTGACGAACCTGCCAGCCAACGCGCGCAACACCAGTATGGTGTTCCAGGAGTGGGCGCTGTTCCCCCATATGACCGTCGAGGAGAACATCTCCTTCGGCCTCGAGATGGACGGCGTTCCCGAGGACGAGCGCGAGACGCGCGTCACGGAGGCGCTGGAGATGGTCGAGCTGCCGGGCTATCACGAGCGCCCGGCAACGGAGCTGTCGGGCGGCCAGAAACAGCGCGTCGCGATGGCACGCGCGATCGTCCGTGAACCAGACGTTCTCCTGCTCGACGAGCCGCTGGCGAGCCTCGACCGGAAGCTGCGTCAGCACATGCAGGTCGAGCTCAAGGAGATCCAGGAGCAGCTGGGGATCACGTTCATCTACGTGACCCACGACCAGGAGGAGGCGCTGACGATGTCCGACCGGATCGCGGTGATGAACGACGGGCGGATCGAGCAGGTCGGCCCGACCGACTCGCTGTATAAGTCGCCGGAGACGCAGTTCGTCGCCACGTTCATCGGCGAGACGAACCTGTTCGAGGGGACGATCGACGGCGGCGGCACCGCCCTCGAGACCGACGACGGACCGAACGTCGCCATCGGCGAGTATCCCGACCACGCGGGCCGCTCCGTCGGGGTCTCGATCCGACCCGAGGAGGTCGTCCTCACGCCGCCCGGCGAGAGCCGCGGCTACGCCAACGAGTGGGCCGGCACCGTCACCGACGCCATTTATAAGGGGTCGCTGAAGGTGTATCAGGTCGACGTCGACGGCCACGCCTTCCAGGTCGAGCGGCAGGTCAACGAGGAGGTCGACGAGTTCGAGGCCGGCGACGACGTCACGGTGAGCTTCCCGGTCGGCGCCTGTGAAGTGATCCTCGAGTAG
- a CDS encoding amidase yields MTDATDPTTEPTPRSARRLAAAIEDGEVTPAAAVDAAYDRIAATNDAINAFVQLREEEAREEAAAATEAVETGDPLGRLHGVPIALKDLDSFIEGLPCTYGSAVFEDAVPETTSVIVRRLQDAGAIVVGSTNSPEFGHLGDTSNPLFGTTGNPFDPTRTAGGSSGGSAAAVAAGTVPIALGSDAAGSIRIPASACGVYGLKPTTGLVPEASRPDALVSAAPFMSLGGLTRTVGDSALLLDVIAGMHPRDPISVSDEGADYVAATRRPIDDLSVAYSPDLGVFETEPEVTETVDDFADVLRSGGATVDRVDPDFDVSLATMRGAEITLFESTLASMAESIRRRQGIDLLGDHREELTPTFADRLENGYAHDAVAFKQADVVRTTVYDGLQDVLDEYDLLLTPTLACPPFEAGTMGPETIDGQPIDPYIDWLLTWPMNLSGHPAASVPAGLSESGLPIGAQLVGSRFDEETILAASAAAERRNPWAETYPDVEAIGR; encoded by the coding sequence ATGACCGACGCTACCGACCCCACGACCGAGCCGACGCCACGCTCCGCCCGGCGGCTCGCGGCCGCGATCGAGGACGGCGAGGTCACGCCGGCCGCGGCCGTCGACGCCGCCTACGACCGCATCGCGGCGACGAACGACGCGATCAACGCCTTCGTCCAGCTCCGCGAGGAGGAGGCGCGCGAGGAGGCCGCCGCGGCGACCGAAGCCGTCGAAACGGGCGACCCGCTCGGCCGGCTCCACGGCGTCCCGATCGCGCTCAAGGACCTCGACTCGTTCATCGAGGGACTGCCGTGCACGTACGGCTCGGCGGTCTTCGAGGACGCCGTTCCCGAGACGACGTCCGTCATCGTCCGGCGCCTGCAGGACGCCGGTGCGATCGTCGTCGGGTCGACGAACTCCCCGGAGTTCGGCCACCTCGGTGACACCTCCAACCCGCTGTTCGGAACGACCGGAAACCCCTTCGATCCGACCCGTACGGCCGGCGGGTCGTCCGGAGGAAGCGCCGCCGCCGTCGCCGCCGGGACGGTCCCGATCGCGCTCGGGTCCGACGCCGCCGGATCGATCCGGATCCCCGCGAGCGCGTGTGGCGTCTACGGCCTCAAACCCACCACTGGTCTCGTTCCGGAAGCGTCACGGCCCGATGCCCTCGTCTCGGCAGCCCCGTTCATGTCCCTCGGCGGGCTCACCCGAACCGTCGGCGACAGCGCGCTCCTGCTCGACGTCATCGCCGGAATGCACCCGCGGGACCCGATCAGCGTCTCCGACGAGGGGGCGGACTATGTGGCCGCGACGCGTCGCCCGATCGACGACCTGTCGGTCGCGTATAGCCCCGACTTGGGGGTCTTCGAGACCGAACCCGAGGTGACCGAAACGGTCGACGACTTCGCCGACGTGCTCCGATCGGGCGGTGCCACCGTCGACCGAGTCGATCCCGACTTCGACGTCTCGCTTGCAACGATGCGCGGCGCGGAGATCACGCTCTTCGAATCGACGTTGGCCTCGATGGCGGAGAGCATCCGGCGTCGGCAGGGTATCGACCTCCTCGGCGACCACCGTGAGGAGCTCACCCCCACGTTCGCCGACCGCCTCGAGAACGGCTACGCCCACGACGCGGTCGCGTTCAAACAGGCCGACGTCGTTCGAACCACGGTGTACGACGGGCTGCAGGACGTCCTCGACGAGTACGACCTGCTTCTCACCCCGACGCTGGCGTGTCCGCCCTTCGAGGCCGGAACGATGGGGCCCGAGACGATCGACGGGCAGCCGATCGACCCGTACATCGACTGGCTGCTCACCTGGCCGATGAACCTCAGCGGCCATCCCGCCGCGTCGGTGCCGGCCGGACTCTCCGAGTCGGGGCTCCCGATCGGCGCCCAGCTCGTGGGGTCACGGTTCGACGAGGAAACGATCCTGGCCGCCAGCGCGGCCGCCGAACGCCGGAATCCATGGGCCGAGACGTATCCGGACGTCGAAGCGATCGGCCGCTGA
- a CDS encoding sodium:solute symporter family protein produces MAISDVLPAILLFAYLGLLAAVVLVYGRLRDQTMEEYAVAGRSYPWWMMLFTVLATWIIASFYTSWFAMAGTSGAIAFYIVLYTIAGLVVYYAIAPRIWKWGKLHDLYNMPDFIRLRFDSPTLAVLVAIGAIVIGAPWQVLSIKTFGMLMYEATNGTISFDVGMGIITAVVLGYIVFSGMRSVVVTDFVQGIISTVIVFIALVWISNALFGGFGPLLDQVATQQSELLTVQGSTGYWASIILTGTIGGYAWLEIFNRIFLAKDVTEVKKVAVGAPILVTVTSFMVLVLGLGVGLVPEAAEAGQSAFFVMAEAAGGPLLLAGVGIIVLAAGMSSIDSQLATMGVVVSWNVVKELKPDISTGKAVNVSRVVIVAWVLVAYYLATLDLPLLARIAIWTYEGIVHLFPPIALGLIWKRGNATAALAGIVVGLTTTYGINFLLAPSVGGPIAELAGFTGAIIGLPLNVAIYVIGAYVGTDVEYVDELFAEVAEYDGESLDLESRQQVLDRYDPIAPAEDD; encoded by the coding sequence ATGGCGATCTCGGACGTCCTTCCGGCCATCCTGTTGTTCGCGTACCTGGGACTTCTGGCGGCGGTCGTGCTCGTGTACGGCCGCCTCCGGGACCAGACGATGGAGGAGTACGCCGTCGCCGGACGCTCGTACCCGTGGTGGATGATGCTGTTCACCGTCCTCGCGACGTGGATCATCGCGAGCTTCTACACGAGTTGGTTCGCGATGGCGGGCACAAGCGGCGCCATCGCCTTCTACATCGTCCTGTACACGATCGCCGGACTGGTGGTCTACTACGCGATCGCGCCGCGGATCTGGAAGTGGGGCAAGCTCCACGACCTCTACAACATGCCGGACTTCATCCGCCTCCGGTTCGATTCCCCGACGCTGGCCGTCCTCGTCGCGATCGGCGCGATCGTCATCGGCGCGCCCTGGCAGGTCCTTTCGATCAAGACCTTCGGAATGTTGATGTACGAGGCGACGAACGGGACCATCTCCTTCGACGTCGGGATGGGGATCATCACCGCGGTCGTCCTCGGATACATCGTGTTCTCGGGGATGCGCAGCGTCGTCGTCACCGACTTCGTGCAGGGGATCATCTCGACGGTGATCGTCTTCATCGCGCTGGTGTGGATCTCGAACGCCCTCTTCGGCGGCTTCGGCCCGCTGCTCGATCAGGTCGCGACCCAACAGTCCGAGCTGCTCACCGTCCAGGGATCGACGGGCTACTGGGCGTCGATCATCCTCACCGGGACGATCGGCGGGTACGCCTGGCTCGAGATCTTCAATCGGATCTTCCTCGCGAAGGACGTCACGGAGGTCAAGAAGGTCGCGGTCGGCGCGCCGATCCTCGTCACCGTCACCTCCTTCATGGTGCTCGTGCTCGGGCTTGGCGTCGGGCTCGTTCCCGAGGCCGCGGAAGCCGGCCAAAGCGCGTTCTTCGTGATGGCCGAGGCCGCCGGCGGTCCCCTACTGCTCGCGGGCGTCGGCATCATCGTACTGGCCGCCGGGATGTCGAGCATCGACTCCCAGCTCGCCACGATGGGCGTGGTCGTCTCCTGGAACGTCGTCAAGGAGCTCAAACCCGACATCTCGACCGGGAAGGCGGTCAACGTCTCCCGGGTGGTCATCGTGGCGTGGGTCCTCGTGGCCTACTACCTGGCGACGCTCGACCTGCCGCTTTTGGCCCGGATCGCCATCTGGACCTACGAGGGAATCGTCCACCTGTTCCCGCCGATCGCGCTCGGGCTCATCTGGAAGCGCGGAAACGCGACCGCGGCGCTGGCCGGGATCGTCGTCGGACTCACCACCACCTACGGGATCAACTTCCTGCTCGCGCCGAGCGTCGGCGGCCCGATCGCCGAGTTGGCCGGCTTCACCGGTGCGATCATCGGCCTGCCGCTGAACGTCGCCATCTACGTGATCGGCGCGTACGTCGGCACCGACGTGGAGTACGTCGACGAGCTGTTCGCCGAGGTGGCCGAGTACGACGGCGAATCGCTCGACCTCGAGAGTCGACAGCAGGTTCTCGACCGGTACGACCCGATCGCGCCGGCGGAGGACGACTGA
- a CDS encoding aldehyde ferredoxin oxidoreductase family protein: protein MLHNRGPLLTIDVGDRETSEEDIAEINERYIGGRGVGTRLAHERIPFDADPLGPENRLVFTTGPMQSSTMSFTGRMNVTGVSPLTDGLLSSNAGGFMSRNFADTGYSAVEITGESDELIAVHVRDDGIEFEAVPELAGETVGDTVAHLEAERGITADQTAIIGPAGENGVRFASIMTSEERAFGRGGLGAVLGAKNVKAITFEGDSAPEIEIPATQMEVHREAATDDNIMKRQGTVAVMDLANAMEGLPSYYFSEREFAGVEGINGSAVEEKKYKKGTCSQCAFACKLPTRDEERGVETEGPEFEVAMAFGSNSGVDDIVDVMQSNELCDQYGLDAISAGNTVAAYLASEDEFGNVDLIHETVEKIARREGVGDLLAEGIARCHDELGVGNWSVKGMDFAAHEGRVLHGQGLSYAVSNRGADHMYATFYSVEYPLVPEEDALDPEGTLGKADRLVERENMMALNDAGVVCKFSRDYMSPDRYEALFGADFEDLLAVGGRIVTLERHFNNQRGVDREDDTLPYDLPDLEEALGEYYDARGWEDGVVPDSAVPA, encoded by the coding sequence ATGCTCCACAACCGCGGTCCGCTACTCACGATCGACGTCGGAGACAGGGAGACCTCAGAGGAGGACATCGCCGAGATCAACGAACGGTACATCGGGGGGCGGGGCGTCGGGACCCGGCTCGCGCACGAGCGGATCCCGTTCGACGCCGACCCCCTGGGTCCGGAAAACCGGCTCGTGTTCACGACGGGGCCGATGCAGTCGTCGACGATGAGCTTCACCGGGCGGATGAACGTCACCGGCGTCTCGCCGCTGACCGACGGTCTGCTCTCGAGCAACGCCGGCGGCTTCATGTCCCGCAACTTCGCCGACACGGGATACAGCGCGGTCGAAATCACCGGCGAGAGCGACGAGCTGATCGCCGTTCACGTCCGCGACGACGGGATCGAGTTCGAGGCCGTCCCCGAGCTGGCCGGCGAGACGGTCGGCGACACCGTCGCCCATCTCGAGGCGGAACGCGGCATCACCGCCGACCAGACCGCCATCATCGGCCCGGCCGGCGAGAACGGGGTCCGGTTCGCCTCCATCATGACCTCCGAGGAGCGCGCGTTCGGCCGCGGCGGGCTCGGGGCGGTCCTCGGGGCGAAGAACGTCAAGGCGATCACCTTCGAGGGCGACTCGGCGCCCGAGATCGAGATCCCCGCCACCCAGATGGAGGTCCACCGCGAGGCCGCCACCGACGACAACATCATGAAGCGGCAGGGGACGGTGGCCGTGATGGACCTGGCCAACGCGATGGAGGGGCTCCCCTCCTACTACTTCTCCGAGCGCGAGTTCGCGGGCGTCGAGGGGATCAACGGCTCGGCCGTCGAGGAGAAGAAGTACAAGAAGGGCACCTGTTCACAGTGTGCCTTCGCGTGCAAGCTTCCGACGCGGGACGAGGAGCGCGGGGTCGAGACCGAGGGTCCCGAATTTGAGGTCGCGATGGCGTTCGGATCGAACTCCGGCGTCGACGACATCGTCGACGTGATGCAGTCGAACGAGCTGTGTGACCAGTACGGCCTCGACGCGATCTCCGCCGGCAACACCGTCGCTGCCTACCTCGCCAGCGAGGACGAGTTCGGGAACGTCGACCTCATCCACGAGACCGTCGAGAAGATCGCCCGCCGTGAGGGCGTCGGCGACCTCCTCGCGGAGGGCATCGCGAGGTGCCACGACGAGCTCGGGGTCGGGAACTGGTCGGTCAAGGGAATGGACTTCGCGGCCCACGAGGGACGCGTCCTCCACGGACAGGGGCTCTCGTACGCCGTTTCCAACCGCGGCGCGGACCACATGTACGCGACCTTCTACTCCGTCGAGTATCCCCTCGTTCCCGAGGAGGACGCCCTCGATCCCGAGGGAACGCTCGGCAAGGCCGACCGCCTGGTCGAGCGCGAGAACATGATGGCGCTCAACGACGCGGGCGTCGTCTGCAAGTTCTCCCGGGACTACATGAGCCCCGACCGCTACGAGGCGCTCTTCGGCGCGGACTTCGAGGACCTCCTCGCGGTCGGCGGCCGGATCGTCACCCTCGAGCGCCACTTCAACAACCAGCGCGGCGTCGACCGCGAGGACGACACGCTCCCGTACGACCTGCCGGACCTCGAGGAGGCCCTCGGGGAGTACTACGACGCCCGCGGCTGGGAGGACGGCGTCGTTCCCGACTCGGCCGTGCCGGCCTGA
- a CDS encoding ArgE/DapE family deacylase yields the protein MHTEVRERIAETQDRLLDFLGELVAAESVSGREGPAQAVIRDRLADHDLEIDTWEPSIERLRDHPGFFETVSYEEYGYEGRENLVATREGRGDGRSLTLSGHVDVVNPNPVADWEYDPWETTVADGRVYGRGTLDMKGGIAAFVHAFEVLEELDVDLEGDLHLQTTIEEESGGTGGVLSALERGYRPDAAIIAEPFGIPNVGIAGAGVSYFRVTVPGEAAHTAFKYAGENALGHATRVYQALEALDERRRERTEYQPAVNQDPRAEGSVTNLSVSVMEAGDWISKVPGEAVLTGRVGWPPGETSEEVRAEIVETVSAVADEDPWLSEHPPEIEWFGWNADPHEVDTEEAIVRLATDHAEAVTGGTTEYVGGLGGLDERFYQLYYDVPAISLGPRGANAHGADEHVEIDSLVETAQAIALTAMDWCGVAEET from the coding sequence ATGCACACGGAGGTTCGCGAACGGATAGCCGAAACGCAGGATAGACTGCTCGATTTTCTGGGGGAACTCGTGGCGGCGGAGTCGGTGTCGGGGCGCGAAGGACCGGCACAGGCCGTCATCCGTGACCGTCTGGCCGACCACGACCTCGAGATCGACACGTGGGAGCCGTCGATCGAGCGGTTGCGCGATCACCCGGGCTTCTTCGAGACGGTCTCCTACGAGGAGTACGGCTACGAGGGGCGCGAGAACCTCGTCGCGACCCGGGAGGGACGCGGCGACGGACGCTCGCTGACGCTGAGCGGCCACGTCGACGTCGTCAACCCGAACCCGGTCGCCGACTGGGAGTACGACCCCTGGGAGACGACCGTGGCGGACGGGCGGGTCTATGGACGGGGTACCCTGGACATGAAGGGCGGGATCGCGGCGTTCGTTCACGCGTTCGAGGTCCTGGAGGAGCTCGACGTCGACCTCGAGGGCGACCTGCACCTCCAGACGACGATCGAGGAGGAGTCCGGCGGCACCGGCGGGGTGCTGTCGGCGCTCGAGCGCGGGTACCGCCCCGACGCCGCGATCATCGCCGAACCGTTCGGGATCCCCAACGTGGGGATCGCCGGCGCCGGCGTCTCCTACTTCCGGGTTACGGTTCCCGGCGAGGCGGCACACACCGCGTTCAAGTACGCCGGCGAGAACGCGCTCGGCCACGCGACTCGCGTCTATCAGGCTCTCGAGGCCCTGGACGAACGGCGCCGGGAGCGGACCGAGTACCAGCCGGCGGTCAACCAGGACCCCCGGGCGGAGGGGAGCGTGACCAACCTGAGCGTCAGCGTGATGGAGGCGGGCGACTGGATCTCGAAGGTCCCCGGCGAGGCGGTCCTCACCGGCCGCGTCGGCTGGCCGCCCGGCGAGACGAGCGAGGAGGTTCGCGCCGAGATCGTCGAGACGGTGTCCGCGGTCGCCGACGAGGATCCCTGGCTCAGCGAGCACCCGCCCGAGATCGAGTGGTTCGGCTGGAACGCCGACCCGCACGAGGTCGACACGGAGGAGGCGATCGTTCGACTGGCGACCGACCATGCCGAGGCGGTCACCGGCGGAACGACCGAGTACGTCGGCGGGCTCGGCGGCCTCGATGAGCGGTTCTACCAGCTCTACTACGACGTCCCGGCGATCTCGCTCGGCCCGCGCGGGGCGAACGCACACGGCGCCGACGAACACGTCGAGATCGACTCGCTCGTCGAGACCGCACAGGCGATCGCGCTCACGGCGATGGACTGGTGCGGCGTCGCCGAGGAGACGTAG